DNA sequence from the Spirochaetales bacterium genome:
AACGGCGATGTTTTCGACCTGAATGACAAAAAATATCTGACGGAAAACTCCTCGTTTGTGAAACCCGGTATACGTGAAATAGTGATCGGGGCATGGCTTGCGGATACCATGAAAATTTCTCTCGGTGACACCGTCGACATCAGGGCGAGAACAAAAACCGGCGGCATCACCACCCTTACCCTCACGGTTTCAGGCATTCTGAATACGGAAAATCCCGCTGTGAACAATACCGGCGTTTTCATGCCCCTCGATATCGTCGATGACGCCCTGCAGATGAACGGGGAGGTGACCGATATTCCGATGAAGTTCGGCGAATGGAAGAACATCGACAGGGAAATCGAAAAGGTGAACGCCCTGATCGCCGGCGATTATCCGCACATGGTGGTGCGGAGTTATATCGAGCTTTTCGGGGGCGGGGCGATCATGGAATCAAAACGGAGCGTTATCAGCTTAATGCTCTTTCTGGTATTTGTGATCGCGGCGGTGGGGATTACCAATACCATGCTGATGGCCGTTTTCGAACGAATCAGGGAGATCGGAATGATGCGTGCCATGGGTATGAAGGATTCGGGAATACGGCTTACCTTCATGTTCGAAGCCGCCGGGATAGGGCTGCTCGGAGGACTCATCGGTCTTGCCCTGGGCGCACTGGCGAACTCATATACGTATTTTATCGGGCTGGACTTTACCGGCATTATGGGGAAAATGGAATTCGGATACCGGATGATCAATATATTCAGATCGACATGGAACCCCCAGACCATGATCGGGGCGTTTTTCGCGAGCATCCTGTTTGCCATGGGGGCTTCATTTATCCCGTCGTCAAGGGCGCTGAAAATGGAAGTCACCGAGTGCCTGCGGTACCAGTAAAGGAGGAAACCGATGAAGTTACGCGTCATAGCATTCAGAAATATATTACGAAACAAACGAAGGAGCGTTCTTTCGGGCGTGGCGATTGCGATCGTCGCCATGATGATCACGGTATTGCTGAGTCTGTACACCGGCATAGGAAAAGACATGAAAGACAATGTCTTTTCATACTTTACCGGACATATTCGAATCCGGCATAACAAATACAATGAAAACGAGGAACTCATCCCGTTGCAGTTCGGTATCGATAATTACACCGCCGTCATGGCCGGCACGGAGAACATCGATACGGTGAAAGCGGTCGCGCCCCGCATCCAGTTCGGAACGGCATTGTACGGCTCGCCGCGGCTTTACATCAACGATATAATGGACTGGGATACATTCCTGAGCCTTTTAAAATCGGGAGACGATCCCGTCTTTTCCTTTCTCAGGGAAAAATATATCTATGTCAGGGAACGGCTTGCCTCGCTCGGAACGGAAATCCCCGGTCTCGCCGGCGTTGATGCCGAAAGCGATAAAATAGTGTTGGGCGATGTATTGTTCGGATTGAATGAAGCGCTCGAGCGCTACGTCGTTTACAATCCGGAACGCGACGCCGGTATTACGCTTTCGGAAGAAACCCGGCGGTTTACCGGGAGATCAGTCGCGTTCGAAGAAAGGATCCTGTTCAATCGATATTTCCTGGAAGACGCGTTTCCCGACCTGATCATGAAGAATCTCCGGGAAGGGAAAATGATCATCGGTATGGGCGTGGGCATGGATTTCGAAAGAGACAGGGCCTTTATCGATCTCGGGAAAAGATTACAGACAGGCGGACTGCCCCCGGTGGGAAAAGAGGCGAAAGAAATGGTACTCACGGCCGGACTCGCCGAAAAGCTGAACGCGACGGTCGGGGACAGAATCACCATGTCGACAAAGACAAAATACCAGGGGATGAACGGCATCACCCTCATCGTCACCGGTATCGTGAAACTTCCCATCGCGATGTTCAACGCGAGGGGTTTCTATCTCCCCATTGACACGGCGCAGGAACTGCTCAAGATGGGAAACTCCGTCACCGATATCCTCGTGCTGCTCAAAAGCGAGGGCGACATCAAAAAGACCGTTCCCCTCGTCAATAATGTCATCGGGGAAGCGCACCTCACCGACGTCGAAGCGCGTCCGTGGACGACCATCGATATGTATCCCGATTACATCACCCTCATCGATTATATCGGCTATATTATGGGGATGTTCTTTTTTCTGCTCGGCTCGACCGTCATCATCACCACGACGATGATGGTGATCTACGAACGAATGAGAGAAATAGGGACCGTGGCGGCGATGGGAATGACCGGCGGCCAGATCGTGAAGCTTTTCTTTCTCGAATCGTTCTATATCGGGGCGATCGCCTCTTTTGCCGGGGTGCTGCTCGGTTCGGTGGTGGCGATAGTCCTGGGAATCGTCGGGCTGGACTGGACGAAGGCATTCGAGACGATGGATTTCGCGATGTCCGGCCTTCTGAAACCGGCATGGGATATCGGGCTAGCCTCGATCGTATTCGTCTACTCGACCGCGGTCGCATCCATCGCTTCATTCTTCCCGTCGTGGAAGGCGGCGAAAATACAGCCGGTCGAAGCATTGAGGGCGGTATAATGAAAGGAGGAATTGAAATCATGAAAACATCGGCATTTATCATATGTATGGTTCTGATTATGGCGCAGGGCCTGTTCGCGATTACCGCGGAGGAGATCGTCGGAAAAATCGAGGAGAACGAAAACATCTCCTCGTATTCGGAAGGAAGATTCGAAATTACGGACAACCTGGGGAAACGGGTGACGACCTTCAAAAGCTATCAGAACAAAGACGGGGACCTGCTGCTCGAGTTTACCAATCCGGAGGACGCGGGTCAGAAAATTCTCCGGCTCGAAAACGAGATCTATCTCTATTTTCCCGACGCGGTGGAAATCATTCACCTTCAGGGCGACGCCCTGAAGGACCGCGTGATGGGCTCCGATTTTTCGTACGAGGACCTCAGGGGAGGGAAAAGCCTGCTGGATAAATACGCGGCGGAACTCGGGGGAACGGAAACGGTTGACGGCCGCGAATGCTACAAGCTCGTTCTCACGGAAAAACCCGGCGCGAAGGACGTCATTTATCCGAAACAGGTGCTATGGGTCGACGTGGAATTGTTCGCTTACAGAAAAGGGGAGC
Encoded proteins:
- a CDS encoding ABC transporter permease gives rise to the protein MSATHKKPFILFQPFVWLFNVIKFWIVTVFWEVIVREIILNKNNQRGFALGLGIKNLFRYKKRTFITCIAIAVGIAIYVWVDAFMIGFEEDSNRNLIDFETGTAQIMNAEYAEEKDFLPLNYTIEKPDEIIALLKKNGIPATKRVLFGGEMFFEVGSKQVKVFGIDTETNGDVFDLNDKKYLTENSSFVKPGIREIVIGAWLADTMKISLGDTVDIRARTKTGGITTLTLTVSGILNTENPAVNNTGVFMPLDIVDDALQMNGEVTDIPMKFGEWKNIDREIEKVNALIAGDYPHMVVRSYIELFGGGAIMESKRSVISLMLFLVFVIAAVGITNTMLMAVFERIREIGMMRAMGMKDSGIRLTFMFEAAGIGLLGGLIGLALGALANSYTYFIGLDFTGIMGKMEFGYRMINIFRSTWNPQTMIGAFFASILFAMGASFIPSSRALKMEVTECLRYQ
- a CDS encoding ABC transporter permease, whose amino-acid sequence is MKLRVIAFRNILRNKRRSVLSGVAIAIVAMMITVLLSLYTGIGKDMKDNVFSYFTGHIRIRHNKYNENEELIPLQFGIDNYTAVMAGTENIDTVKAVAPRIQFGTALYGSPRLYINDIMDWDTFLSLLKSGDDPVFSFLREKYIYVRERLASLGTEIPGLAGVDAESDKIVLGDVLFGLNEALERYVVYNPERDAGITLSEETRRFTGRSVAFEERILFNRYFLEDAFPDLIMKNLREGKMIIGMGVGMDFERDRAFIDLGKRLQTGGLPPVGKEAKEMVLTAGLAEKLNATVGDRITMSTKTKYQGMNGITLIVTGIVKLPIAMFNARGFYLPIDTAQELLKMGNSVTDILVLLKSEGDIKKTVPLVNNVIGEAHLTDVEARPWTTIDMYPDYITLIDYIGYIMGMFFFLLGSTVIITTTMMVIYERMREIGTVAAMGMTGGQIVKLFFLESFYIGAIASFAGVLLGSVVAIVLGIVGLDWTKAFETMDFAMSGLLKPAWDIGLASIVFVYSTAVASIASFFPSWKAAKIQPVEALRAV
- a CDS encoding outer membrane lipoprotein-sorting protein, which gives rise to MKTSAFIICMVLIMAQGLFAITAEEIVGKIEENENISSYSEGRFEITDNLGKRVTTFKSYQNKDGDLLLEFTNPEDAGQKILRLENEIYLYFPDAVEIIHLQGDALKDRVMGSDFSYEDLRGGKSLLDKYAAELGGTETVDGRECYKLVLTEKPGAKDVIYPKQVLWVDVELFAYRKGELYSYTNREGEYRLIKEMSVSDIRRISGRSIPFYMEMTDTMKKNSITVFELGEMKIDIKIDPNIFSLEELTW